The genome window ACTATAACGAAGTAGATAGTGCAAAAAAAGGAATAATAACTAATGATTTATTAATTCCGTGTGGCAAAAATACACCACATAAAAATAGAAATAAAAATGAGCTTATATCAGCTCTTTTTGGTAAAAATATTACTAAAGATGATGTAATTAGCCTTGAAGAATTTATGCTAAAAAATAAGATAAAAGGCAATAGGGGCTATAAAGGGTTTTTTGAGAATTTAAACGAATTAAAAAAGAGTTATCAAAATAGCTTTTATCACAATCTAAATAATGATGAAATTAACGATAAAGATATCCAAGCAATCCTAGAGCTATATCCAAAAGTCGCTCAAAATATCAGTAATCACAATAGTATATTTGAGTTTAAGCTCCCATTTGATAAAAGCAATTTAAATACAAATATCAACTATCTAAGCCAGTTAGGAGATATAATCTACGATGAGAAAAATCGTGGATTTTTAAAGACTTGCAAATGTCATACTTTAGAAAATTTAATTCGTTCTGGCTCGCAAAATGCTATTTGCACTAGACTACCATCTAACTCAGCTAGGCTTATCAATGGCAAAATAGAGATTGTTCTAAATCGTCTAGCGTATGAAATTAGCACCGCTCTTAAGCCAGAAATCTTGCAAGATATCTCATATATATCTATAAATGTAGAGATGAATAAATTTAGTTTTGAAAATAGTGCTAGCAACTTAAATTTAATAAGCAAACGCCAAAAAGCTAAAGAGATAATTTGCCCATACTCAGGCCAAAAAATAGATGAAAGCAATTGTGAGTATGATCATATCTTGCCTCGTTCTAAAGGCTTATATAATTCTAGAGCAAATTTAATCCCAGCTAGCTCCACTGCCAATCTACAAAAGAGCAATCAAAGCTATACCTTAGAAAATTTACACCAAAAATATCTAGACTCAATCTATGAAAAAATAAAGGTAGAAAATCTTGATGAATTTAAAAATTTTATAGATACACAGGTGGCAAAGATAAATATTAATAAATTTACAAATTTTGATAATCTTAGTAGCCTAGAACAGATCGCACTTAGGCACGCTCTATTTTATAAAGATTCAAATAGTTTTGCCAAAGCACTTGAAATTCTAAAACTAGATAGAATCAAGACCCACTCCAATGGAACTCAAAAGCGTTTTGTAAATCTTTTAATACAAAAGATAAAAGATAGGCTAAATAGTTCAAATCAAAATCTTGAATTTAGCGTTAATTTTATTAATGCAGAACTCGTAAGTGCAATTAGAAATGAATTAAGCAAAGAAGATAAAGAGCTACAAAAAGCTAAAATTCAAGATAGCCATAGCCACTGCATTGATGCTAGTATAGTATTTTATTACGCTAATAGCAAACTTATAAATAACTCAAAAGGTCAGCGTGAATTTAAGTATGATTATAATCATATTAAGCCAGAGTATAGCAATAAGATAACTATGCAAAGCAAAAAATATCTAGAGTTAAACTCTAATAAAATAGCTCGTAAAAAGCTATTTGATGATGGTGTGTATTCGCTAGTTTATGAAAATGCCAATATATTAAAAGATAAAGAAGCTAGTATCTTGCTTGACCTTGGGCTTTTGCATACTAAAGAAAATGGCAAAAAGGTTGCAATAACTAGCGATTTAAAATCAAGTAAATTTTATATAAGCACACATAAAGTTTTTGATCTATTATTTAAAGCCTTTAATGATAGCGATATTAAATTATTAAATAAACTCAAATTTCTAGATGATCATCTATCTTTTTATATACGAAAAGATATATTTGCTATTATAAAAGACAAAGATAAAAGTAGTATGTTTTTTACCAATAAAAATGAGTTAAAAGAACCAGATACAAAAATAAAAACAAAAAATATCGATAAATTCTACCATATCTTAAAAGCTAATGAAAGCAAGATTATAGAGATAAAAGATGACAAAAACATATTAAAACATCAAGAGATAAAAGAGCTGTTTAAAGAGTGTTTTTATACTAAAGAAGCCAAAAGAAGTAGAAACAAATCTCGTATAATCTACTCTTTGCCTATAAAAGCAATTAAAAGCCCTAACTATATTATAAGGCAAAATGGCGGATATGCTGGACTTAGCAATTCAGCTATAGCTACTAAAACATATATAGATTTAGATAGTAAAAATATAATCAAAATTCCATTTTTTAGCAAAAATATACTGCCTTGTAAAATAGCAGATATAATAAATATAATTAAATCAAAATCTAAAAATATAAAGCAAATTTACAAACTCCTAGTAATCAAAAATCTCCCATCAGCTATTACAAAACTTGAGTTTATAATCTCTCAAGCTAATAGACACGATATAGAGGTTGAATTTGATAAAAGCCAAATTGGAGATTATAATTTACTTGACCAAACTAGTCGTGATGAGTTTATAGATAAATATTTAAATGGTGAATTTAAAGAGCTACTAGGAAAACCAAGAGATAAGAAAATAACCATAATCAAAGATACAAAAGATAGCCTAATAATCAAATATTGCACTCAAACATCGGCTATACATCAAAAAATAATGCTAGATAATTTAATCGATGAAACATCTAGTTCTTAATAGTTTTGGGCTATTTTTAGGATTAAAATCTCAAAGGATAGTAATATATCAAAATAAAGAGATAATAAAAGAGATAGCCCTTAAATCATTAAAAACCATATCTATAAATTCAAATGGCATAACCATTTCTAGCGATTTAATTTTTGCTTGCAGTGTGCGTGGGATAAAGATTTTTTATCAAAGTTTTAATACATTTAGTGCTACTCATACACTTTATGAACATAAAGGAGTAAATGTATTAAAACAGCAATTTTCATCCAAAGATAATGCCAAAGGATTGATACTAGCCAAAGAGTTAATAATCGGCAAGATTAAAAATCAACGCTCCACAATTTTATACTTTTCTAGAAATCAAAATAACGAACAAAAAAATGCAACATTAATAAGTATGCAAAAAGCAATCAATACACTAAAAAGCTCAAAAATCATAGATACAAATGATATATTTAGCATTGAGGCTAATGCTGCTCATAAATATTTTGAATTTCTTAAATTTAACTCTCTTTTACCATCTAGTTTTGAACACCGTACTAAAAGGGCAAGCAGCGAAATATCAAACCAAGCTTTAAATTACGGCTATGCTATACTATTAAACATAATCTATAAAAGCATTATAAATGCCGGATTAAATCCATATTTTGGAGTTTTGCATACTATGCGAAGTGCTAAGCCATCTTTGGCTTTAGATATTATGGAGGAGTATAGAAGCTTTATAGTAGATAGAAATATTATTAAAATTCGCTCATCTCTCAAAGGCGAATTAAATGCAGAATTAAAAAAAAGTAATAGCTTCAAATATACTAAATTCATTAAATAAAAAGCTTACCTATAATCACAAAAAGCTTACCCTAGAAAGTATTATCCAACGCCAAGTATATAAAATTTCAGCATTTTTTTGCGGTGATAGCAAGTATAAATCATATATATTTAGGTGGTAAATGAGATATCTAATCTGTTACGATATAGAAGATAATAAAACAGAACCAAGCTATTTGAAAGACTAAAAGATTTTGGGCTTTTAGCTGTGCAAAAATCAGTATTTTATGGGGAGCTAAGCAAAGCTGAAAAACTCGCTATTAAAGAGCTTTTATCTAAATATTGCACTAAAGAAGATAAAGCTATTATCACATCTATAAATTTAGATTTTAATGATACTTTAGGCTATACCAAAGAGTATTTTGAGAGTAAAACATATGAGATTATTTAGATGATTTTAGTTAGTCATATTAGACAGTTTGTATTTTGTCCTAGGATTTTATATTTTTATACATTTTGCGATATCAAACCAGTATATCCAGAGTATGTAAATTCAGGCTCACAGTATCATAATAAACAAAATGAGCTATTTAAAAATAGAAAATTTATTAAATTTAAACTACCAATTATAAAAGCACATAGTAATCTATATCTACAAGATTTATCTATGCAAGGAGTAGCAGATTTGGTGCTAGAGTGTCAAAATGAAATAATCGTAGCTGAGTTTAAAAATCAAACCAAGCCAATACTAAATAAAGGGACTAAAATGCAACTTATAGCCTACTCAAAACTAGCAAGTAAACATTTTAATAAGCCATTTTTTAAGATAATGCTAATTTGCGGTAATAATCTTAAATTTAAGATATTTGATATAAAAAACGATGATTTAGCTCAATTTAATAGCACGATAGATAAGATTAATAAAATGTTAAATCAAGAGTTATTTCCACAAAGTTGCGCTAGTATAGCTGCTTGTATGCAGTGTGAATTTAAAAACTACTGTGATGATAGAGAATAATACCGGGGGTGCCAAAGGC of Campylobacter vicugnae contains these proteins:
- a CDS encoding HNH endonuclease domain-containing protein; translation: MNELSINIDMGAANNGVFIAITNEDSIVYKNAFNIYFDKNLTFSKNDRTARRHARRSYDRDRFILRLLNEILPINSLSQSQKEMIYGLFKNRGFNYHNIEFNESLDDDVVKFLNSLDGYIFGLSKNKDEFEQVLNEIVVDHSNDEIKEILETQSQILSNIDKKNKEAIKASKNIQSLLQSIRNEIDKNNKHRISYLKDIKELIYKDCEFIIQKSDKFDNLDEFYNFVGNIANFQTRILRRYFNNKYLDNINFDDAKLKKNIIRNINYMEYITDIQKSNKLNMLNSLKTKSALEYLKSIDPVITIPPYENRKNKNPQKCNTLILNIDKITPSLVNSTYKILNSDDFTHIRRDENGQLISINDIDENNIAKYLQRVLDISKESLMDTALYPRTLDNNSKIFADTFRLNSDEIREFKEFARRYYNEVDSAKKGIITNDLLIPCGKNTPHKNRNKNELISALFGKNITKDDVISLEEFMLKNKIKGNRGYKGFFENLNELKKSYQNSFYHNLNNDEINDKDIQAILELYPKVAQNISNHNSIFEFKLPFDKSNLNTNINYLSQLGDIIYDEKNRGFLKTCKCHTLENLIRSGSQNAICTRLPSNSARLINGKIEIVLNRLAYEISTALKPEILQDISYISINVEMNKFSFENSASNLNLISKRQKAKEIICPYSGQKIDESNCEYDHILPRSKGLYNSRANLIPASSTANLQKSNQSYTLENLHQKYLDSIYEKIKVENLDEFKNFIDTQVAKININKFTNFDNLSSLEQIALRHALFYKDSNSFAKALEILKLDRIKTHSNGTQKRFVNLLIQKIKDRLNSSNQNLEFSVNFINAELVSAIRNELSKEDKELQKAKIQDSHSHCIDASIVFYYANSKLINNSKGQREFKYDYNHIKPEYSNKITMQSKKYLELNSNKIARKKLFDDGVYSLVYENANILKDKEASILLDLGLLHTKENGKKVAITSDLKSSKFYISTHKVFDLLFKAFNDSDIKLLNKLKFLDDHLSFYIRKDIFAIIKDKDKSSMFFTNKNELKEPDTKIKTKNIDKFYHILKANESKIIEIKDDKNILKHQEIKELFKECFYTKEAKRSRNKSRIIYSLPIKAIKSPNYIIRQNGGYAGLSNSAIATKTYIDLDSKNIIKIPFFSKNILPCKIADIINIIKSKSKNIKQIYKLLVIKNLPSAITKLEFIISQANRHDIEVEFDKSQIGDYNLLDQTSRDEFIDKYLNGEFKELLGKPRDKKITIIKDTKDSLIIKYCTQTSAIHQKIMLDNLIDETSSS
- the cas1 gene encoding CRISPR-associated endonuclease Cas1: MKHLVLNSFGLFLGLKSQRIVIYQNKEIIKEIALKSLKTISINSNGITISSDLIFACSVRGIKIFYQSFNTFSATHTLYEHKGVNVLKQQFSSKDNAKGLILAKELIIGKIKNQRSTILYFSRNQNNEQKNATLISMQKAINTLKSSKIIDTNDIFSIEANAAHKYFEFLKFNSLLPSSFEHRTKRASSEISNQALNYGYAILLNIIYKSIINAGLNPYFGVLHTMRSAKPSLALDIMEEYRSFIVDRNIIKIRSSLKGELNAELKKSNSFKYTKFIK
- the cas4 gene encoding CRISPR-associated protein Cas4, encoding MILVSHIRQFVFCPRILYFYTFCDIKPVYPEYVNSGSQYHNKQNELFKNRKFIKFKLPIIKAHSNLYLQDLSMQGVADLVLECQNEIIVAEFKNQTKPILNKGTKMQLIAYSKLASKHFNKPFFKIMLICGNNLKFKIFDIKNDDLAQFNSTIDKINKMLNQELFPQSCASIAACMQCEFKNYCDDRE